One window of Ziziphus jujuba cultivar Dongzao chromosome 5, ASM3175591v1 genomic DNA carries:
- the LOC132803761 gene encoding UPF0481 protein At3g47200-like, which produces MDRNSHQVDVVKLIRDELKEVPQIPECCIYRVPFRLKSGPFREGKEEVYIPKVVSIGPLHHGNKGLEKMEEKKMIYIKDFLERNDVSLEHCVDTVEESLGKIRKCYEESLGYNENEHELVKIILVDAVFVIETLVKCRYENFRDDNNRMFRPFVLPDVRTEFLLLENQLPFFILKELFKFTKDINISLIDFCFSFLSNCYIFYPWPEEEYMEQIKDTYEPKHLVDLLWKISAPLVPHEGESCESVLIPSATRLHQAGAKLKKGSAKNLLDIHFENGTLTIPKLLIDDGTEIILRNLIGFEQCHNSKINYVTVYITFMDSIIDTPKDVDLLVQEGIIENWLGDSSEVSSLINRLGEGIHVSIDLYHAQLAKNINSYCKNPWHSWKANLKQNYFNTPWVIISFLAALVLIVLTIIQTVCSIIST; this is translated from the coding sequence ATGGACAGAAACAGTCATCAGGTTGACGTAGTCAAGTTGATCCGAGATGAATTGAAGGAAGTGCCTCAGATTCCCGAGTGTTGTATCTATAGAGTTCCTTTTCGACTTAAGAGTGGCCCATTTAGGGAGGGGAAAGAGGAAGTTTACATTCCCAAGGTAGTTTCTATTGGTCCACTTCACCATGGCAATAAAGGCTtagaaaaaatggaagaaaagaaaatgatttatataaaagattttCTTGAACGGAACGATGTAAGTTTGGAGCACTGTGTTGATACTGTAGAGGAAAGCCTGGGAAAGATACGTAAATGTTACGAAGAAAGTCTTGGGTACAACGAAAATGAACATGAACTTGTGAAGATCATTCTAGTGGATGCTGTTTTTGTTATCGAGACTTTAGTGAAATGTCGGTACGAAAATTTTCGAGATGATAACAACAGAATGTTTAGACCATTTGTTTTACCGGATGTCAGGACTGAATTTCTGCTGCTTGAAAATCAGTTGCCCTTCTTCATCCTTAAGGAGCTCTTTAAATTCACGAAGGACATTAATATTTCGCTGATTGAtttttgcttctctttcttatcaaattgttatattttttaccCATGGCCAGAAGAAGAATATATGGAACAAATAAAAGATACGTATGAACCAAAGCATTTAGTTGATCTCCTCTGGAAAATTTCTGCACCATTGGTTCCACATGAAGGAGAATCTTGTGAATCTGTACTCATTCCTAGTGCAACTCGACTACATCAGGCAGGAGCTAAGCTTAAAAAAGGATCAGCTAAAAACTTATTGGACATACACTTCGAGAATGGGACTTTAACAATCCCAAAATTGTTAATTGATGACGGTAcagaaataatattaagaaatctAATTGGCTTTGAGCAATGCCATAATAGCAAGATCAATTACGTAACTGTTTACATAACATTCATGGATTCCATCATTGACACTCCAAAGGATGTGGATTTGCTTGTTCAGGAAGGAATTATTGAAAATTGGCTAGGTGACAGCAGCGAAGTGTCTAGCTTAATCAACAGATTAGGAGAAGGGATCCATGTCTCCATCGATTTATATCATGCTCAACTTGCCAAAAATATCAACTCGTACTGCAAAAACCCATGGCATAGTTGGAAAGCaaacttaaaacaaaattatttcaaCACGCCATGGGTAATCATTTCTTTCTTGGCTGCTCTTGTTCTAATCGTGCTCACCATTATACAGACAGTATGTTCTATCATCTCTACTTAA